A part of Uloborus diversus isolate 005 chromosome 6, Udiv.v.3.1, whole genome shotgun sequence genomic DNA contains:
- the LOC129223862 gene encoding ubiquinone biosynthesis O-methyltransferase, mitochondrial-like isoform X1, whose product MVACVFSCATRNFFSRSAFCHSLKYFQCTASFSSNATVNPREIEKFTTKANEWWDKELVLLHSMNSVRVPFIRDGLLSMSGMPKKTAHPLKGYSIIDVGCGGGILSEPLARLGANVTGLDPGHQNIEKAIEHASLDEKLKDKLTYVCDTVENHISSPSKYDAVVCSEVVEHVDNLEMFVSHCVEITKDGGSLFFTTINRTALSYLLSIVFGEYITGLIPRGTHDWNKFVQPKELCHILESLNCRVVSVQGFMYNPVTKSFGWCPNTSNSYALHAVK is encoded by the coding sequence ATGGTTGCCTGTGTATTTTCATGTGCCACTCGAAACTTTTTTAGCAGAAGTGCTTTCTGCCACtccttgaaatattttcagtgtaCTGCTAGTTTTTCATCGAATGCTACCGTAAATCCCagagaaattgaaaaatttactaCTAAAGCAAATGAATGGTGGGATAAAGAACTTGTACTGCTTCATTCTATGAACTCGGTCCGAGTTCCCTTTATTCGGGATGGTCTCCTTTCAATGTCTGGGATGCCAAAGAAAACAGCCCATCCCTTGAAAGGTTATTCCATTATTGATGTAGGTTGTGGCGGTGGAATTCTATCTGAACCTCTTGCCAGATTGGGTGCAAACGTTACAGGTCTTGATCCTGGACACCAAAATATCGAGAAAGCTattgaacatgcatcacttgaTGAGAAACTGAAAGACAAACTAACTTATGTGTGTGATACTGTTGAAAACCATATTTCTTCACCATCTAAATATGATGCAGTAGTTTGTAGTGAAGTAGTAGAACATGTGGATAACCTTGAAATGTTCGTTTCACATTGTGTTGAAATAACGAAAGATGGGGGCTCATTGTTTTTTACTACAATTAATCGGACTGCTCTGTCATATTTGCTCTCAATAGTATTTGGTGAATATATTACAGGTTTAATACCTAGGGGAACTCATGATTGGAATAAATTTGTACAACCAAAAGAATTATGTCACATTTTGGAATCTCTTAATTGCCGTGTTGTGTCAGTTCAAGGATTTATGTATAATCCTGTTACAAAAAGCTTTGGGTGGTGTCCTAATACTAGTAATTCTTATGCATTACATGCTGTAAAGTAG